The Engraulis encrasicolus isolate BLACKSEA-1 chromosome 4, IST_EnEncr_1.0, whole genome shotgun sequence genome includes a window with the following:
- the chrm2b gene encoding muscarinic acetylcholine receptor M2 — MEAFNVTANKSLSVNGTDHPAMSLGTMVEMAFIILGLGSLSLVTIIGNVLVIVSIKVNRNLQTVNNYFLFSLACADVIIGLFSMNLYTVYIVVGYWPLGPVVCDLWLALDYVMSNASVMNLLIISFDRYFCVTKPLSYPVNRTTKMAGMMIAAAWILSFVLWAPAILFWQFIVGERTVPEGECYIQFFSNAAVTFGTAIAAFYVPVITMIVLYWHISKASRSRVRRESRRISSDSQDNYKAGALSPGGGGGGGGGGGKQFRRKGSKGGHKAAGVGGPHAQTLMLDAAAEDPTTGEDQETENDSTSGSVLASSNQKEEEGGRADRAGSNGNAQSEQANQQQHLHPSQSKLRSSWSKLTCIRLPSQPPPATTGDDSYTPVSDVTFCDESLTRGPSTVPQRIVQCALQASPKKRKRRSAPSREKKVTRTIMAILVAFVATWTPYNVMVLINTFCSSCIPNSMWTFGYWLCYINSTVNPACYALCNVTFKNTFKQLLLCRYKNIRSFK, encoded by the coding sequence ATGGAGGCCTTCAACGTCACTGCCAACAAGTCCCTGTCTGTGAATGGAACAGACCACCCGGCCATGAGCCTTGGCACCATGGTGGAGATGGCCTTCATTATCCTCGGGCTGGGCTCTCTGAGCCTGGTGACAATCATTGGCAACGTCTTGGTCATTGTCTCCATCAAAGTCAACAGGAATCTCCAGACAGTCAACAACTACTTCCTGTTTAGCTTGGCCTGCGCGGACGTCATCATTGGCCTGTTTTCCATGAACCTCTACACAGTTTACATAGTGGTTGGCTACTGGCCACTCGGCCCGGTCGTGTGCGACCTGTGGCTGGCTCTTGACTACGTCATGAGCAACGCCTCGGTTATGAACCTGCTGATCATCAGCTTCGACCGCTACTTCTGCGTCACCAAACCGCTCAGCTACCCGGTCAATCGCACCACCAAGATGGCGGGCATGATGATCGCCGCGGCGTGGATCCTCTCCTTCGTCCTGTGGGCGCCGGCCATCCTCTTCTGGCAGTTCATCGTGGGCGAGCGGACGGTTCCGGAAGGGGAATGCTACATCCAGTTCTTCTCCAACGCCGCAGTGACCTTTGGCACGGCCATCGCCGCCTTCTATGTGCCCGTCATCACCATGATCGTGCTGTACTGGCACATCTCCAAGGCCAGCCGCAGCCGCGTCAGGAGGGAGAGCCGGAGGATATCCAGCGACAGCCAGGACAACTACAAGGCAGGTGCCCTcagcccaggaggaggaggaggaggaggagggggaggaggcaaGCAGTTCAGGAGGAAAGGGAGCAAAGGTGGGCACAAGGCAGCAGGTGTAGGAGGCCCACATGCACAGACGCTCATGTTGGATGCTGCGGCTGAAGACCCCACCACCGGGGAAGATCAGGAGACCGAGAATGACTCCACCTCAGGCAGCGTGCTCGCCTCGTCCAatcagaaagaggaagagggaggaagagcggATCGTGCCGGCAGCAACGGAAACGCCCAGTCGGAGCAGGCCAATCAGCAGCAGCATCTGCACCCGAGCCAGAGCAAGCTCAGATCCAGCTGGTCCAAACTCACCTGCATCCGACTGCCATCCCAACCACCACCAGCAACTACAGGCGATGACAGCTACACACCTGTTAGTGATGTGACGTTTTGTGATGAGTCCCTTACCAGGGGGCCAAGTACAGTTCCTCAGAGGATCGTACAGTGTGCTCTCCAGGCGTCGCCCAAAAAGAGGAAGCGCAGAAGCGCCCCGTCGCGCGAGAAGAAGGTGACGCGGACCATTATGGCCATCCTGGTGGCCTTCGTGGCCACGTGGACGCCGTATAATGTCATGGTGCTCATCAACACTTTCTGCAGCAGCTGCATACCAAACTCCATGTGGACATTTGGCTACTGGCTCTGCTATATCAATAGCACAGTGAACCCAGCCTGCTACGCCTTGTGCAATGTCACCTTCAAAAACACCTTCAAACAGCTGCTGCTGTGCCGATACAAAAACATTCGCTCGTTTAAATGA